The following coding sequences lie in one Oryctolagus cuniculus chromosome 7, mOryCun1.1, whole genome shotgun sequence genomic window:
- the SAMD13 gene encoding sterile alpha motif domain-containing protein 13 isoform X1 — protein MVNYYKVLGVPQNASTSDIKKAYHQLALQVHPDKNPENKEAAEKKFKQIAEAYEVLSDARKRNSYDMSRGNHTKRVYRGDGRDRSHLEEDLCFERPHRVFQNVVEDENLLPGHSLPTGHASRPGRFHYTIFDVTPILDTGFSTFVSLAPRSSLPTSELFVPFVSIGMGNFRLVTTCSQIVNGERVVTKRVLKNVRGMTEVEREREFHPIHPSRWKLMENPCY, from the exons ATGGTGAACTACTACAAAGTACTAGGGGTACCTCAGAATGCTTCCACCTCCGATATCAAGAAGGCTTATCACCAATTGGCTCTACAGGTACATCCAGACAAGAACCCAGAGAACAAGGAGGCAGCCgagaagaaattcaaacaaaTAGCAGAGGCCTATGAGGTCTTGTCTGATGCCAGGAAGCGCAACAGCTATGACATGTCCAGAGGGAACCACACCAAGAGGGTATATAGAGGAGATGGCAGAGACAGAAGCCATTTGGAAGAAGACCTGTGCTTTGAGAGGCCACACCGTGTCTTTCAGAATGTTGTTGAGGATGAGAACCTCCTCCCAGGACATAGTCTTCCCACTGGCCATGCGAGTAGGCCTGGGAGATTCCACTACACCATCTTTGATGTGACCCCCATACTGGACACAGGATTCTCCACTTTTGTATCCCTGGCCCCCAGATCAAGTCTCCCTACCTCTGAGCTATTTGTACCCTTTGTAAGCATCGGAATGGGAAACTTCAGACTGGTCACCACTTGCAGCCAGATAGTGAACGGTGAAAGAGTTGTTACAAAGAGAGTGCTGAAAAATGTGAGGGGGATGACTGAAGTGGAGCGAGAACGAGAATTTCATCCCATTCATCCATCCCGTTG GAAATTGATGGAAAATCCCTGCTACTGA